One Labrus mixtus unplaced genomic scaffold, fLabMix1.1 SCAFFOLD_90, whole genome shotgun sequence genomic region harbors:
- the LOC132960632 gene encoding serine/arginine repetitive matrix protein 1-like: protein MGCRLTRSKAKTREPTHHRQREELHYVDEYGQPINVQVETRRGHGHRRRRSHCANECSGPTERHWEALRAMGLVEGEVVQGEAYSAGPYYGHMTVSPDLYMMSPDGYAPNGYLARSNDQHPGNSYLPSVSYSLDHLDRLEYQQAPEMLPYQPNSESCLIGCYNTEEMESNHFQRQSEYCPPWRSDRHLGYLPLSELDSGLGCGPDSPNHRMPLSEAETDAMSSLPGHTPSSQGSSSSSESLISSEPSDSGFHSVSTGEHRRLHKIHGNHAHRQTHHLRSGHSPREQRGRWDLESIPETTPMTHAGTPQASRCTVGNSTTTTVHFHRAERSPTLPRHRSPPSPSVGCRTEPCQRRALWLEQQQGGGRTTEAPGRSRTITDLSEGQRRRRASHPNTTDPNTQQNSLQTSQPGNANSTPGPRSRASYPSNCHSTSHLSLDRTSLTNQQNSLRSSRGSTRSREDDSLSKSPGSGSSGTSDWRGIQTLGNRTSNPKGPSGPLYSTLGAPQCSPRSPPSPRSRLSNPKSVRNQLLRARAYRLARERSEVTTDEEVRGGDRGGGEDGDEGRWAGRYWNRTERRRHLALSRQHRERRVGGEEHGGGLQGALSSQTVLELSHMKQNRLRNSKLLDDWTTVEELLTHGTRVESDNQLCPSPLLSVTTV from the exons GCCAAAACTCGAGAACCCACCCATCACCGACAGCGGGAGGAGCTTCATTACGTGGACGAGTACGGCCAGCCAATCAATGTGCAGGTTGAGACCAGGAGGGGTCATGGTCACAGGCGGCGGCGGTCCCATTGTGCCAACGAGTGCAGCGGCCCGACAGAGAGACACTGGGAGGCCCTGAGAGCCATGGGACTGGTGGAGGGGGAGGTGGTCCAGGGAGAGGCCTACAGTGCAGG GCCTTACTATGGTCACATGACCGTGTCACCTGACCTGTACATGATGTCACCTGATGGCTATGCACCCAACGGCTACCTGGCCAGATCAAACGACCAGCATCCGGGTAACAGCTACCTACCCAGCGTCTCCTACAGCTTAGATCACCTGGACAGACTGGAATACCAG CAGGCTCCAGAAATGTTGCCCTACCAGCCCAACTCAGAGAGCTGTCTGATTGGCTGCTACAACACGGAGGAGATGGAGTCCAATCATTTCCAAAGACAG TCGGAGTATTGCCCTCCGTGGCGGTCAGATCGCCATCTTGGATACCTTCCTCTCAGTGAGCTCGACAGCGGGCTGGGATGTGGTCCAGACAGCCCGAACCACAGGATGCCGCTTTCTGAGGCCGAGACGGACGCCATGTCGTCGCTGCCGGGTCACACCCCTTCCTCCCaaggctcctcctcttcctccgagTCTCTGATCTCCTCTGAACCCAGCGACTCAGGCTTCCACAGCGTCAGCACGGGCGAGCACAGACGACTGCACAAGATTCACGGGAACCACGCCCATCGACAAACTCACCACCTTCGATCAGGCCACTCCcccagagagcagagaggacgcTGGGATTTGGAGTCCATCCCCGAGACGACTCCGATGACTCACGCCGGCACACCACAGGCTTCCCGCTGCACTGTGGGTAACAGCACGACTACAACAGTTCACTTTCACAGAGCGGAGAGGAGTCCCACCTTACCTCGCCACCGCTCGCCTCCGTCTCCTTCTGTCG gttgtCGTACTGAACCGTGCCAGCGGAGGGCGCTGTGGTTGGAGCAGcaacaaggaggaggaaggacaaCAGAGGCTCCAGGGAGAAGTCGAACAATAACAGATCTGAGTGAAGGTCAACGCCGTCGCAGGGCCAGTCATCCCAACACGACGGATCCAAACACGCAACAAAACAGCCTTCAAACCAGCCAACCGGGGAACGCCAACAGCACGCCGGGGCCGAGGAGCAGGGCCAGTTATCCCAGTAACTGCCACTCCACCAGTCACCTCAGTTTGGACAGAACCAGTCTGACCAATCAGCAGAACTCactgaggagcagcagaggttCAACCCGCAGCCGGGAGGACGACTCGCTCTCTAAGAGTCCGGGTTCTGGTTCAAGCGGGACATCGGACTGGCGTGGCATTCAGACTCTCGGGAATCGAACCAGCAATCCCAAAGGTCCGTCTGGTCCTCTGTACAGCACGCTCGGAGCCCCGCAGTGCAGCCCTCGCTCTCCACCTTCCCCCCGCTCCAGACTGTCCAATCCAAAGTCCGTCAGAAACCAGCTGCTCAGAGCCAGAGCTTACCGGCTGGCCAGGGAACGCAGTGAGGTGACGACGGATGAAGAGGTCCGAGGCGGGGACAGGGGGGGCGGAGAGGATGGGGACGAAGGCAGATGGGCGGGGCGGTACTGGAACCGGACCGAGAGGAGACGACATCTGGCACTGTCAaggcaacacagagagaggagggtaggaggagaagagcaCGGCGGGGGGCTTCAGGGGGCGCTGTCGTCTCAGACGGTGCTGGAGCTGAGTCACATGAAACAAAACCGACTGAGGAACAGCAAGCTGCTCGATGATTGGACGACGGTGGAGGAGCTGCTGACTCATGGGACCCGGGTGGAGAGTGACAACCAGCTGTGTCCCAGTCCTCTGTTATCGGTTACTACTGTCTGA